Proteins encoded by one window of Cylindrospermum stagnale PCC 7417:
- a CDS encoding photosystem II reaction center protein L, giving the protein MERSPNPNNQPVELNRTSLYLGLLLVFVLGILFSSYFFN; this is encoded by the coding sequence ATGGAAAGATCGCCTAATCCAAATAATCAGCCGGTTGAATTAAACCGGACTTCGCTCTACCTGGGACTATTACTCGTTTTCGTGCTGGGGATTCTGTTTTCTAGTTACTTCTTTAACTAA
- the ndhK gene encoding photosynthetic/respiratory NAD(P)H-quinone oxidoreductase subunit K, translating to MVLNSNLTTQDQERIINPVERPKVTQDLSENVILTTVDDLYNWARLSSLWPLLFGTACCFIEFAALIGSRFDFDRFGLIPRSSPRQADLIITAGTITMKMAPQLVRLYEQMPEPKYVIAMGACTITGGMFSVDSPTAVRGVDKLIPVDVYLPGCPPRPEAIIDAIIKLRKKIANDSIQERGNIKQIHRYYSTTHNLKPVEEILTGKYLQSETRYTPPKELAEAIGMPIPPALLTAKTQKEEEYRG from the coding sequence ATGGTCTTGAATTCTAACTTAACCACCCAGGATCAAGAGCGCATCATCAACCCCGTTGAGCGTCCGAAGGTCACTCAAGACCTTTCTGAAAATGTCATCTTGACTACGGTTGATGACCTCTACAACTGGGCGCGGCTTTCTAGTCTGTGGCCGCTGTTATTTGGTACAGCTTGCTGCTTTATTGAGTTTGCCGCTTTAATTGGCTCTCGCTTCGACTTTGACCGTTTTGGACTAATTCCCCGTTCTAGCCCCCGTCAAGCCGATTTAATCATTACTGCCGGGACAATTACCATGAAGATGGCACCGCAATTGGTGCGTCTTTATGAACAAATGCCTGAGCCGAAGTATGTGATTGCGATGGGAGCTTGCACAATTACTGGCGGGATGTTCAGCGTTGATTCCCCCACGGCTGTGCGTGGAGTTGATAAACTGATTCCCGTGGATGTGTACTTGCCTGGTTGTCCTCCCCGTCCGGAAGCGATTATCGACGCGATTATTAAGCTGCGGAAGAAAATCGCTAATGATTCAATCCAAGAGCGGGGTAACATCAAGCAAATCCATCGCTACTACAGCACAACCCATAACCTGAAGCCAGTGGAAGAAATTTTAACTGGTAAGTATTTGCAGTCAGAGACTCGCTACACACCACCAAAGGAATTGGCGGAAGCAATTGGTATGCCTATACCCCCGGCGCTGCTGACAGCAAAGACACAAAAGGAGGAAGAATACCGTGGCTGA
- a CDS encoding photosynthesis system II assembly factor Ycf48: MHSIVRSWQRMFALLIVVLACIGCSKVPSISSNPWQVVNVPTEAKLLDIAFTDNPQHGYLVGSNATLLETNDGGDTWKPLNLELDDARYRFDSVSFAGKEGWIAGEPSLLLHTTDEGRNWSRIALSEKLPGNPIVIKALAENTAEMATDVGAIYQTTDGGKNWKAQVEAAVGVVRNLERSADGKYVAVSAKGSFYSTWEPGQNAWVPHNRLSSKRLENMGFADNGQLWLLARGGQVQFSDTTKPDEWLEAKYPELSTSWGLLDLAYRTPDEIWIGGGSGNLLRSTDGGKTWEKDREVEEVAANFYKVIFLKPDQGFIIGDRGVLLKYQPTVETASQPEAA, translated from the coding sequence ATGCATTCAATTGTGAGAAGTTGGCAAAGAATGTTTGCCCTGTTGATAGTAGTCCTAGCTTGTATAGGTTGTAGCAAAGTCCCCTCTATCAGTTCTAACCCTTGGCAGGTGGTGAATGTGCCTACAGAGGCAAAGCTGTTGGATATTGCCTTTACTGATAATCCACAGCATGGCTATTTAGTTGGTAGTAATGCCACCCTTTTGGAAACAAATGACGGTGGAGACACTTGGAAACCTTTAAATCTGGAATTGGATGACGCCAGGTATCGCTTTGACTCAGTAAGTTTTGCTGGGAAAGAAGGTTGGATTGCGGGAGAGCCTTCGCTGCTGCTACACACTACTGATGAAGGTCGTAATTGGTCGCGTATTGCCTTGAGCGAAAAGCTACCCGGTAATCCAATTGTGATCAAGGCGCTGGCTGAGAACACAGCTGAGATGGCTACTGATGTGGGAGCAATCTATCAAACCACAGATGGCGGGAAAAATTGGAAGGCTCAGGTGGAAGCTGCGGTTGGTGTGGTGCGTAACTTGGAACGTTCTGCTGATGGTAAATATGTTGCTGTTTCTGCTAAGGGTAGTTTCTACTCGACTTGGGAACCGGGACAAAATGCTTGGGTACCCCATAACCGCCTTAGTTCTAAGCGGCTAGAAAATATGGGCTTTGCTGACAATGGGCAGTTGTGGTTGTTAGCACGGGGGGGTCAAGTTCAGTTTAGCGACACCACTAAACCTGATGAGTGGCTAGAAGCAAAATATCCTGAGTTGTCTACTAGCTGGGGTTTACTGGATTTGGCATATCGCACACCTGATGAAATTTGGATCGGTGGCGGTAGTGGTAATTTGCTGCGGAGTACCGATGGTGGTAAAACCTGGGAAAAAGACCGTGAAGTGGAAGAAGTAGCCGCTAATTTTTATAAGGTTATTTTCTTGAAGCCTGATCAGGGATTTATTATTGGCGATCGCGGCGTTTTGCTAAAATACCAACCCACTGTAGAAACAGCTTCTCAACCAGAGGCAGCTTAG
- a CDS encoding photosystem II reaction center protein J: MSGSGRIPLWVVATIAGLGVITVVGIFFYGAYAGLGSSI, translated from the coding sequence GTGTCTGGAAGTGGGAGAATTCCTCTGTGGGTCGTCGCTACGATCGCAGGGTTGGGTGTCATAACTGTGGTAGGTATTTTCTTTTACGGAGCCTATGCAGGTCTCGGTTCTTCGATATAA
- the psaI gene encoding photosystem I reaction center subunit VIII, whose amino-acid sequence MSGSFLPSILAYSSFLPSIFVPLTGLVLPAVVFAFFFVYIESEDIA is encoded by the coding sequence ATGTCAGGTTCATTTTTGCCTTCTATCTTGGCTTATTCTTCATTTTTGCCTTCTATCTTTGTGCCTCTGACTGGTCTAGTTTTACCAGCAGTCGTCTTCGCCTTTTTCTTTGTATACATCGAAAGCGAAGATATTGCCTAA
- the psbF gene encoding cytochrome b559 subunit beta: protein MTSGNNINQPVTYPIFTVRWIAVHTLAVPTVFFLGAIAAMQFIQR from the coding sequence ATGACTAGCGGTAATAATATCAATCAACCAGTTACCTATCCCATTTTTACGGTTAGATGGATTGCAGTTCATACCTTAGCTGTACCAACCGTATTCTTTTTGGGCGCGATCGCCGCAATGCAGTTTATTCAACGCTAG
- a CDS encoding rubredoxin, whose translation MSEQAEQAVETPELDRYECRSCGYVYEPEKGDDKQDIVSGTLFAELPANWRCPVCNAKKVAFANIGPAGTASGFKENLGFGLGVNTLTPTQKNILIFGALALGFLFFISLYGLQ comes from the coding sequence ATGAGCGAACAAGCTGAACAAGCTGTTGAGACTCCAGAGTTAGACCGCTACGAGTGTCGCTCCTGCGGTTATGTTTATGAACCTGAGAAGGGAGATGACAAGCAAGATATTGTCTCAGGTACACTTTTTGCAGAACTACCGGCAAATTGGCGCTGTCCAGTTTGTAATGCCAAGAAGGTCGCTTTTGCCAACATCGGCCCTGCGGGTACAGCATCCGGTTTCAAAGAAAATTTAGGTTTCGGTCTCGGTGTCAACACGCTGACACCAACCCAAAAGAACATTCTGATCTTTGGTGCTTTGGCCCTTGGGTTTTTGTTTTTTATCAGTCTCTACGGCTTACAATAA
- the psbE gene encoding cytochrome b559 subunit alpha, with protein MAGTTGERPFSDIVTSIRYWVIHSITIPALFVAGWLFVSTGLAYDTFGTPRPDQYFTQARQEVPIVKNRFEAKKQVDQFIGK; from the coding sequence ATGGCAGGTACCACCGGAGAACGTCCGTTTTCGGACATCGTTACCAGTATTCGTTACTGGGTAATTCACAGCATCACCATCCCAGCTTTGTTTGTTGCGGGTTGGCTGTTTGTCAGCACTGGTCTGGCTTATGATACGTTTGGCACACCCAGACCAGATCAGTATTTCACACAAGCACGGCAAGAAGTGCCAATTGTGAAGAACCGTTTTGAAGCTAAAAAGCAAGTTGACCAATTTATCGGAAAGTAG
- the ndhC gene encoding photosynthetic/respiratory NAD(P)H-quinone oxidoreductase subunit C, which yields MFVLSGYEYLLGFLIICSLVPALALSASKLLRPSGSSPERRTTYESGMEPIGGAWIQFNIRYYMFALVFVVFDVETVFLYPWAVAFHRLGLLAFLEALVFIAILVVALVYAWRKGALEWS from the coding sequence GTGTTTGTCCTCAGCGGTTACGAGTATCTTCTAGGCTTTCTAATCATCTGTAGCCTAGTGCCTGCCCTGGCGCTCTCAGCGTCCAAGCTCCTACGACCCAGTGGTTCCAGCCCAGAACGGCGCACCACTTATGAATCCGGGATGGAACCCATCGGTGGGGCCTGGATTCAGTTCAACATTCGCTACTACATGTTTGCCCTAGTCTTCGTCGTCTTTGACGTGGAGACTGTGTTTTTATATCCTTGGGCGGTGGCTTTCCACCGTTTGGGGCTATTGGCATTTCTGGAAGCGCTAGTTTTTATTGCAATTCTTGTAGTCGCCTTAGTTTACGCATGGCGTAAAGGAGCTTTGGAATGGTCTTGA